From the genome of Tachysurus vachellii isolate PV-2020 chromosome 2, HZAU_Pvac_v1, whole genome shotgun sequence, one region includes:
- the si:ch73-127m5.1 gene encoding neurotrypsin isoform X2, with protein sequence MESCPLGTLALISACCCWLVALAEVIGDDSYLNEVQNTVPLSCSEGFTEFGYYNGTVSQTDSGSPCLKWTEFPDYVQQYPDRGLGEHNYCRNPDRESNPWCFFRQSSGAIGWAYCDCHQGAVRLVGGSSSKSGRLEVYLNGQWGSVCDTHWTDRDASVVCRQLGLGDIGTALQHSYFGPGSGLFHYTRLGCRGNESSLLECRSRKFVTNDCNHGNEAGVLCAPPEGTGPPLRLVGGEEDFEGRVEIYHNGLWGTICDDQWDDMDAEVVCRQLGLVGIPKAWSWAHFGQGRGPIQLDAVQCTGNELSLDECPHSGWEQHNCDHMEDAGVSCNPYTDGVVRLVDGDNPWEGRLEVYHSGDWGTVCDDNWTEHHAQVVCRQLGFRGSAEVAPAGVFGEGTGLILMDDVQCEGTESSLLECKHSVWGRHDCSHSEDVGIRCHRAETNDVPLAPETTGPLVRLAGGEGRKEGRVEIFLNGEWGSVCDHGWNDVNAAVVCRQLGFNGVSKARSMGYFGSGKGQMHLANVRCTGKESFLGECPAKGPDSHVCKHGQDAGVLCGYVPEPEADIAIVGTHTCGMRGGAERRSKRIVGGNKSLKGDWPWQASLWLKSQSRGSQPLCGATLINSCWILTAAHCFKRFGTDASRYVVKLGDYHTEEQDDFERVLTPDHVEVHRKYSSESWEHDVALIRLKGAEGKCVSFNPHTNAACLPAPGSKWGKRPASCVITGWDTNRPHTLLQAWVPLLPSWHCRKRYGERFSSHSMLCAGSMTPNPHQHADSCQGDSGGPLVCQGEAGRWVLTGVISWGHGCGDPSYPGVYARVSRYLPWIEQVTHSKAPPQH encoded by the exons ATGGAGTCGTGTCCGTTGGGGACCCTCGCCCTGATCAGCGCCTGCTGCTGCTGGTTGGTCGCGCTGGCGGAG GTGATTGGTGATGATAGCTACCTGAATGAAGTTCAGAATACAG TCCCTCTCTCCTGCTCAGAAGGTTTCACTGAGTTTGGATACTACAATGGCACAGTGTCTCAGACTGATTCAGGCTCACCATGCCTGAAGTGGACAGAGTTTCCTGATTATGTGCAGCAATACCCTGACCGAGGCCTGGGAGAACACAATTACTGCAGAAACCCAGACCGTGAATCCAACCCCTGGTGCTTTTTCAGACAGAGCTCTGGTGCCATTGGCTGGGCATACTGTGACTGCCACCAGG GTGCAGTCAGGCTGGTCGGGGGCTCCTCCTCTAAGAGTGGACGTCTTGAGGTGTACTTGAATGGTCAGTGGGGATCTGTGTGTGACACTCACTGGACTGACCGAGATGCCAGTGTGGTCTGCAGGCAGCTTGGTCTGGG TGACATCGGCACTGCGCTTCAGCACTCCTACTTTGGTCCTGGTTCTGGCCTCTTCCACTACACGCGCCTTGGCTGCCGTGGCAACGAAAGCTCTCTCCTAGAGTGCCGGAGCAGGAAATTTGTAACCAACGactgtaaccatggcaacgAAGCTGGGGTGTTGTGTGCACCACCTGAAG GCACTGGCCCCCCTCTCAGACTGGTGGGAGGGGAAGAGGATTTTGAGGGGAGGGTGGAGATCTATCACAATGGCCTCTGGGGAACCATATGTGACGACCAGTGGGACGACATGGATGCTGAAGTTGTTTGCAGACAGCTTGGGCTTGT GGGCATTCCAAAGGCCTGGTCATGGGCTCATTTCGGACAGGGCAGAGGACCGATCCAACTAGATGCTGTGCAGTGCACAGGAAATGAACTCTCACTGGATGAGTGCCCTCACAGTGGCTGGGAACAACACAACTGTGACCACATGGAGGATGCTGGCGTGTCATGCAACCCATATACTG ACGGAGTGGTGAGATTGGTAGATGGAGATAACCCGTGGGAGGGCCGTCTGGAGGTGTATCACTCTGGAGACTGGGGCACAGTCTGTGATGACAACTGGACTGAGCATCATGCACAGGTGGTGTGCAGACAGCTAGGATTCAG gggaagtgcagaggtggctcctgctggggTGTTTGGTGAGGGAACAGGCCTGATACTGATGGATGATGTGCAGTGTGAGGGAACTGAGTCCTCACTGCTTGAGTGCAAACACAGCGTGTGGGGTCGGCATGACTGCTCTCACAGCGAGGACGTGGGCATACGGTGTCATAGAGCAGAGACTAATGACGTTCCACTTGCCCCAGAAACAACAG GTCCTCTGGTGCGGCTGGCAGGCGGTGAGGGCAGGAAGGAGGGCAGAGTGGAGATATTCTTGAATGGAGAGTGGGGCAGTGTCTGCGATCATGGATGGAACGATGTCAATGCTGCTGTTGTTTGTAGACAGCTTGGCTTCAA TGGAGTGTCTAAGGCACGGTCTATGGGCTACTTTGGCTCTGGAAAGGGCCAGATGCATTTGGCCAATGTGAGGTGCACAGGCAAAGAGTCTTTCCTTGGAGAGTGTCCTGCTAAAGGGCCAGATAGCCATGTGTGTAAGCATGGCCAGGATGCAGGTGTACTGTGTGGCTATGTTCCAGAGCCAGAGGCAGACATCGCTATAGTCGGGACCCACACCTGCGGCATGAGAGGAGGGGCTGAAAGACGCAGCAAGAGGATAGTCGGCGGGAACAAGTCTCTCAA GGGAGACTGGCCATGGCAGGCATCGCTGTGGCTCAAATCTCAGTCAAGAGGATCACAGCCCTTGTGTGGAGCCACTCTCATCAACTCCTGCTGGATTCTCACTGCAGCACATTGTTTCAAACG gTTTGGCACTGATGCGTCTCGGTATGTGGTAAAGCTGGGTGACTATCACACAGAAGAGCAGGATGACTTTGAGCGTGTGCTCACTCCAGATCATGTGGAGGTCCACAGGAAGTATAGCAGTGAGAGCTGGGAGCACGATGTTGCTCTGATCCGGCTAAAGGGAGCTGAGGGGAAGTGTGTGTCCTTCAACCCTCACACTAACGCAGCTTGTCTGCCTGCACCTGGCAGCAAGTGGGGCAAGAGACCTGCTTCATGTGTTATCACTGGCTGGG acACTAATCGCCCTCATACGCTGCTCCAGGCCTGGGTTCCTCTCCTCCCCTCATGGCATTGTAGGAAACGATATGGTGAGCGCTTCTCCAGTCATAGCATGCTCTGTGCTGGCAGCATGACCCCTAACCCACACCAACATGCTGACAGTTGTCAAGGGGACAGCGGTGGGCCTCTGGTGTGCCAGGGCGAGGCAGGCCGCTGGGTACTAACAGGTGTCATCTCATGGGGTCACGGCTGTGGTGACCCTTCCTACCCAGGCGTGTATGCACGAGTCAGCCGCTATCTCCCCTGGATTGAGCAGGTGACACACAGCAAGGCTCCTCCCCAACACTGA
- the si:ch73-127m5.1 gene encoding neurotrypsin isoform X1, translating into MESCPLGTLALISACCCWLVALAEVIGDDSYLNEVQNTVPLSCSEGFTEFGYYNGTVSQTDSGSPCLKWTEFPDYVQQYPDRGLGEHNYCRNPDRESNPWCFFRQSSGAIGWAYCDCHQGAVRLVGGSSSKSGRLEVYLNGQWGSVCDTHWTDRDASVVCRQLGLGDIGTALQHSYFGPGSGLFHYTRLGCRGNESSLLECRSRKFVTNDCNHGNEAGVLCAPPEGTGPPLRLVGGEEDFEGRVEIYHNGLWGTICDDQWDDMDAEVVCRQLGLVGIPKAWSWAHFGQGRGPIQLDAVQCTGNELSLDECPHSGWEQHNCDHMEDAGVSCNPYTDGVVRLVDGDNPWEGRLEVYHSGDWGTVCDDNWTEHHAQVVCRQLGFRGSAEVAPAGVFGEGTGLILMDDVQCEGTESSLLECKHSVWGRHDCSHSEDVGIRCHRAETNDVPLAPETTGPLVRLAGGEGRKEGRVEIFLNGEWGSVCDHGWNDVNAAVVCRQLGFNGVSKARSMGYFGSGKGQMHLANVRCTGKESFLGECPAKGPDSHVCKHGQDAGVLCGYVPEPEADIAIVGTHTCGMRGGAERRSKRIVGGNKSLKGDWPWQASLWLKSQSRGSQPLCGATLINSCWILTAAHCFKRFGTDASRYVVKLGDYHTEEQDDFERVLTPDHVEVHRKYSSESWEHDVALIRLKGAEGKCVSFNPHTNAACLPAPGSKWGKRPASCVITGWGMSDTNRPHTLLQAWVPLLPSWHCRKRYGERFSSHSMLCAGSMTPNPHQHADSCQGDSGGPLVCQGEAGRWVLTGVISWGHGCGDPSYPGVYARVSRYLPWIEQVTHSKAPPQH; encoded by the exons ATGGAGTCGTGTCCGTTGGGGACCCTCGCCCTGATCAGCGCCTGCTGCTGCTGGTTGGTCGCGCTGGCGGAG GTGATTGGTGATGATAGCTACCTGAATGAAGTTCAGAATACAG TCCCTCTCTCCTGCTCAGAAGGTTTCACTGAGTTTGGATACTACAATGGCACAGTGTCTCAGACTGATTCAGGCTCACCATGCCTGAAGTGGACAGAGTTTCCTGATTATGTGCAGCAATACCCTGACCGAGGCCTGGGAGAACACAATTACTGCAGAAACCCAGACCGTGAATCCAACCCCTGGTGCTTTTTCAGACAGAGCTCTGGTGCCATTGGCTGGGCATACTGTGACTGCCACCAGG GTGCAGTCAGGCTGGTCGGGGGCTCCTCCTCTAAGAGTGGACGTCTTGAGGTGTACTTGAATGGTCAGTGGGGATCTGTGTGTGACACTCACTGGACTGACCGAGATGCCAGTGTGGTCTGCAGGCAGCTTGGTCTGGG TGACATCGGCACTGCGCTTCAGCACTCCTACTTTGGTCCTGGTTCTGGCCTCTTCCACTACACGCGCCTTGGCTGCCGTGGCAACGAAAGCTCTCTCCTAGAGTGCCGGAGCAGGAAATTTGTAACCAACGactgtaaccatggcaacgAAGCTGGGGTGTTGTGTGCACCACCTGAAG GCACTGGCCCCCCTCTCAGACTGGTGGGAGGGGAAGAGGATTTTGAGGGGAGGGTGGAGATCTATCACAATGGCCTCTGGGGAACCATATGTGACGACCAGTGGGACGACATGGATGCTGAAGTTGTTTGCAGACAGCTTGGGCTTGT GGGCATTCCAAAGGCCTGGTCATGGGCTCATTTCGGACAGGGCAGAGGACCGATCCAACTAGATGCTGTGCAGTGCACAGGAAATGAACTCTCACTGGATGAGTGCCCTCACAGTGGCTGGGAACAACACAACTGTGACCACATGGAGGATGCTGGCGTGTCATGCAACCCATATACTG ACGGAGTGGTGAGATTGGTAGATGGAGATAACCCGTGGGAGGGCCGTCTGGAGGTGTATCACTCTGGAGACTGGGGCACAGTCTGTGATGACAACTGGACTGAGCATCATGCACAGGTGGTGTGCAGACAGCTAGGATTCAG gggaagtgcagaggtggctcctgctggggTGTTTGGTGAGGGAACAGGCCTGATACTGATGGATGATGTGCAGTGTGAGGGAACTGAGTCCTCACTGCTTGAGTGCAAACACAGCGTGTGGGGTCGGCATGACTGCTCTCACAGCGAGGACGTGGGCATACGGTGTCATAGAGCAGAGACTAATGACGTTCCACTTGCCCCAGAAACAACAG GTCCTCTGGTGCGGCTGGCAGGCGGTGAGGGCAGGAAGGAGGGCAGAGTGGAGATATTCTTGAATGGAGAGTGGGGCAGTGTCTGCGATCATGGATGGAACGATGTCAATGCTGCTGTTGTTTGTAGACAGCTTGGCTTCAA TGGAGTGTCTAAGGCACGGTCTATGGGCTACTTTGGCTCTGGAAAGGGCCAGATGCATTTGGCCAATGTGAGGTGCACAGGCAAAGAGTCTTTCCTTGGAGAGTGTCCTGCTAAAGGGCCAGATAGCCATGTGTGTAAGCATGGCCAGGATGCAGGTGTACTGTGTGGCTATGTTCCAGAGCCAGAGGCAGACATCGCTATAGTCGGGACCCACACCTGCGGCATGAGAGGAGGGGCTGAAAGACGCAGCAAGAGGATAGTCGGCGGGAACAAGTCTCTCAA GGGAGACTGGCCATGGCAGGCATCGCTGTGGCTCAAATCTCAGTCAAGAGGATCACAGCCCTTGTGTGGAGCCACTCTCATCAACTCCTGCTGGATTCTCACTGCAGCACATTGTTTCAAACG gTTTGGCACTGATGCGTCTCGGTATGTGGTAAAGCTGGGTGACTATCACACAGAAGAGCAGGATGACTTTGAGCGTGTGCTCACTCCAGATCATGTGGAGGTCCACAGGAAGTATAGCAGTGAGAGCTGGGAGCACGATGTTGCTCTGATCCGGCTAAAGGGAGCTGAGGGGAAGTGTGTGTCCTTCAACCCTCACACTAACGCAGCTTGTCTGCCTGCACCTGGCAGCAAGTGGGGCAAGAGACCTGCTTCATGTGTTATCACTGGCTGGGGTATGTCAG acACTAATCGCCCTCATACGCTGCTCCAGGCCTGGGTTCCTCTCCTCCCCTCATGGCATTGTAGGAAACGATATGGTGAGCGCTTCTCCAGTCATAGCATGCTCTGTGCTGGCAGCATGACCCCTAACCCACACCAACATGCTGACAGTTGTCAAGGGGACAGCGGTGGGCCTCTGGTGTGCCAGGGCGAGGCAGGCCGCTGGGTACTAACAGGTGTCATCTCATGGGGTCACGGCTGTGGTGACCCTTCCTACCCAGGCGTGTATGCACGAGTCAGCCGCTATCTCCCCTGGATTGAGCAGGTGACACACAGCAAGGCTCCTCCCCAACACTGA